The Agrobacterium cucumeris genome has a segment encoding these proteins:
- a CDS encoding Gfo/Idh/MocA family protein: MNRVGIGIIGCGNISSAYLKAMASFPILDIRGLADMNEAAAKARADEFGLQATSIDALLADPSVEIIVNLTIPKAHVEVGLRALDAGKHAYSEKPLGINFAEGKRLADAAKAKGLRIGSAPDTFLGGGHQTARRLIDEGVLGQPVGGTATFMCPGHERWHPNPAFYYEVGGGPMLDMGPYYITDLVNLFGPVAKVAGFAIAPRNERLITSEPKNGEKIPVHVATHVSGVLAFQNGAVVQVGMSFDVAGHKHVPLELYGTEGTLIVPDPNHFGGEVQLLKKGGQFEPQALSSPYADGNYRSIGVADMAHAIRENRPHRANGDLALHVLEVMEAFQTASDSGTTVSITTKAERPAPLETSLVDGQLGK, from the coding sequence ATGAACAGGGTCGGTATCGGCATCATCGGCTGCGGCAACATCTCCAGCGCCTATCTCAAGGCCATGGCGTCGTTTCCCATTCTCGACATTCGCGGTCTTGCGGATATGAACGAGGCGGCTGCGAAAGCCCGCGCCGATGAGTTCGGCCTTCAGGCAACCAGCATCGACGCGCTTCTCGCCGATCCTTCCGTGGAGATCATCGTCAACCTGACGATCCCCAAGGCGCATGTGGAGGTGGGGCTGCGCGCCCTTGACGCCGGCAAGCACGCCTATTCCGAAAAGCCGCTCGGCATCAATTTCGCCGAAGGCAAACGCCTTGCGGATGCCGCTAAAGCCAAGGGCCTGCGCATCGGCTCGGCCCCGGATACCTTCCTCGGCGGCGGGCACCAGACCGCACGCCGGCTGATCGACGAAGGCGTGCTGGGCCAACCGGTTGGCGGCACGGCAACCTTCATGTGCCCCGGCCATGAGCGCTGGCACCCCAACCCGGCCTTTTATTACGAGGTCGGCGGCGGGCCGATGCTGGATATGGGTCCCTATTACATCACCGATCTCGTCAACCTGTTCGGCCCGGTCGCCAAGGTTGCGGGTTTCGCCATCGCCCCGCGTAATGAACGCCTCATCACCAGCGAACCGAAGAACGGCGAAAAAATTCCCGTTCATGTTGCCACCCATGTCTCCGGCGTGCTGGCCTTCCAGAATGGCGCCGTGGTGCAGGTGGGCATGAGCTTCGATGTGGCGGGTCACAAACACGTGCCGCTGGAACTCTACGGCACAGAGGGCACGTTGATCGTGCCCGATCCCAACCATTTCGGCGGCGAAGTGCAATTGCTGAAAAAGGGTGGCCAGTTCGAGCCGCAAGCGCTGTCGTCACCCTATGCCGACGGCAATTACCGTTCCATCGGCGTCGCCGACATGGCCCATGCGATCCGCGAGAACCGCCCGCACCGCGCCAATGGCGATCTGGCCTTGCACGTACTGGAGGTCATGGAAGCCTTCCAGACGGCATCCGACAGCGGCACGACCGTTTCCATCACCACCAAGGCAGAGCGTCCTGCTCCGCTTGAAACATCGCTGGTCGACGGCCAGCTCGGCAAATAA
- a CDS encoding ABC transporter substrate-binding protein: MTIWHAGASLSGRLTGFATTTSIALMLGTASASAATVVKWMHVELDPKAVAVWEEIAKDFETKHPDVDVQLQFLENEAFKAKLPTLLQSNDVPDFFYSWGGGVLEEQSKTGALKDLTEVFDADGGKLRQAYNASAIDGLSFDGKVWAVPYKVSLVSFFYNKELFAKAGVKAEDIKSWDDLGTTVKKIKEAGIVPIAGGGGEKWPIHFYWSYLVMRNGGQAVFDAARKGEGDGFMDPAIIKAGEQLAEFGKLEPFQPGYLGSTWPQALGVFGDGKAAMILGFDNTEANQRKNAGDGKGLAADNIGRFAFPAVEGGAGKATDTLGGLNGWAVTKNASKEAIDFATFLTSKESEEKMAAAGMILPVATGADGAVKNPLLADSAKQLAGSTWHQNFFDQTLGAAVGRVVNDVSVEIVSGQMSAEEGAKQIQDAFELR; the protein is encoded by the coding sequence ATGACGATTTGGCACGCAGGCGCAAGCCTGAGCGGCAGGCTGACAGGCTTTGCCACAACGACAAGCATTGCTCTCATGCTCGGCACCGCCAGCGCCTCGGCCGCGACGGTGGTTAAATGGATGCATGTGGAACTGGACCCGAAAGCCGTGGCCGTCTGGGAGGAGATTGCCAAGGATTTCGAGACCAAGCACCCCGATGTGGATGTGCAGTTGCAATTCCTGGAAAACGAAGCCTTCAAGGCGAAATTGCCGACTTTGCTGCAATCCAATGACGTTCCGGATTTTTTCTATAGCTGGGGCGGCGGCGTTCTTGAGGAACAGTCCAAAACCGGTGCGCTGAAGGATCTGACCGAGGTTTTCGACGCCGATGGCGGCAAGCTGCGGCAGGCCTATAATGCTTCGGCGATCGACGGATTGTCTTTCGATGGCAAGGTCTGGGCCGTACCTTACAAGGTCAGCCTCGTCAGCTTCTTTTATAACAAGGAGCTGTTTGCCAAGGCCGGCGTGAAGGCGGAAGACATCAAGAGCTGGGATGATCTCGGCACCACGGTCAAGAAGATCAAGGAAGCCGGCATCGTGCCGATTGCCGGTGGCGGCGGTGAAAAATGGCCGATCCATTTCTACTGGAGCTACCTCGTCATGCGCAATGGCGGGCAGGCCGTGTTCGATGCCGCCCGCAAGGGTGAGGGCGACGGTTTCATGGATCCGGCCATCATCAAGGCCGGTGAGCAGCTGGCCGAATTTGGCAAGCTGGAACCCTTCCAGCCCGGTTATCTCGGCTCCACCTGGCCGCAGGCGCTCGGCGTCTTCGGTGACGGCAAGGCGGCGATGATCCTCGGTTTTGACAACACCGAAGCCAACCAGCGCAAGAATGCCGGTGATGGCAAAGGACTTGCCGCCGACAATATCGGCCGCTTCGCATTCCCCGCCGTCGAAGGCGGCGCCGGTAAGGCCACCGATACGCTGGGCGGCCTGAACGGCTGGGCAGTCACGAAAAACGCTTCCAAGGAAGCGATCGATTTCGCGACATTCCTGACCAGCAAGGAAAGTGAAGAGAAGATGGCTGCCGCCGGCATGATCCTGCCCGTTGCGACGGGTGCGGATGGTGCGGTGAAAAACCCGCTGCTGGCGGATTCGGCCAAGCAGCTTGCCGGCTCCACCTGGCACCAGAACTTCTTTGACCAGACGCTGGGCGCTGCCGTCGGCCGCGTCGTCAATGATGTCTCCGTCGAGATCGTCTCCGGCCAGATGAGCGCGGAAGAGGGTGCCAAGCAAATTCAGGACGCTTTCGAGCTTCGCTGA
- a CDS encoding ABC transporter ATP-binding protein encodes MASVELKDIAKSYASLDVIHGISLDIADGEFIALVGPSGCGKSTLLRMIAGLEEITGGDILIGDRVVNGMTPRERNIAMVFQSYALYPHMTVAENMGFNLKLAGHPKNVIEERVAEAARMLDLGKLLDRKPSQLSGGQRQRVAMGRAVVRNPAVFLFDEPLSNLDAKLRVQMRSEIKALHQKVGTTSIYVTHDQIEAMTLADRVVVLNHGRIEQQGTPLELYKTPANLFVAAFIGSPAMNLIEGVVDGEGDQPAARLKDGTAIRIAATRKVKRGQPVTIGLRPEHIGSTIGGDISLSGRTVLVEPTGAQTHVVFELAGDQVTAVVDGEQLVKVNAPFAATVHHERVHVFDRASGLAL; translated from the coding sequence ATGGCTTCCGTCGAACTTAAGGATATCGCCAAGTCCTATGCCTCGCTCGATGTCATCCACGGCATCTCGCTTGATATAGCGGATGGTGAGTTCATCGCGCTGGTCGGCCCTTCCGGTTGCGGCAAGTCCACACTTTTGCGCATGATCGCCGGGCTGGAGGAAATCACCGGCGGGGATATCCTCATCGGCGACAGGGTGGTCAACGGCATGACACCGCGCGAGCGCAACATCGCCATGGTGTTCCAGTCCTATGCGCTTTATCCGCATATGACGGTGGCCGAAAATATGGGCTTCAATCTGAAGCTCGCCGGCCACCCGAAAAACGTCATAGAGGAACGCGTGGCGGAAGCCGCCCGTATGCTCGATCTCGGCAAGCTTCTGGATCGCAAGCCCTCGCAGCTTTCCGGTGGCCAGCGCCAGCGCGTCGCCATGGGCCGCGCCGTGGTGCGTAACCCGGCGGTCTTCCTGTTTGATGAGCCGCTCTCCAATCTGGACGCCAAGCTGCGCGTGCAGATGCGCAGTGAAATCAAGGCGCTGCATCAGAAAGTTGGCACGACGTCGATCTATGTCACCCATGACCAGATCGAGGCGATGACGCTGGCCGACCGGGTGGTGGTACTTAATCACGGACGTATCGAACAGCAGGGCACGCCGCTGGAACTTTACAAGACGCCCGCTAATCTCTTCGTTGCCGCCTTCATCGGCTCACCGGCCATGAACCTCATCGAAGGTGTGGTCGATGGCGAGGGCGATCAGCCCGCCGCCCGGCTGAAGGACGGCACCGCGATCCGCATTGCCGCGACACGCAAGGTCAAGCGCGGCCAGCCGGTGACAATCGGGCTTCGCCCCGAACATATCGGCTCGACCATTGGCGGCGATATCTCGCTTTCCGGCCGCACCGTGCTGGTGGAACCAACCGGTGCGCAGACCCATGTGGTCTTTGAACTGGCGGGTGATCAGGTGACGGCCGTGGTGGATGGCGAGCAGCTGGTGAAGGTCAACGCACCCTTTGCCGCCACCGTGCATCATGAGCGCGTGCATGTGTTCGACAGGGCCAGCGGGCTGGCGCTTTAA
- a CDS encoding carbohydrate ABC transporter permease: MTDTSTSVRMPLQTKLYLYISLSLIAAIVLIPLLTTALGGFKTLGDLRVNPFGIPAEWQWANYGDILFGKRYWLQIFNSLVIALLTVFLTLTVSAMAAFTFAHVKFFGSSFLLNYFLLGLMFPAATAILPLFIRIRDLGLLDTYWGVVLPQVAFGLGMSILLFRNYFRNLPEELFQAAFVDGCGYLRFFWHISLPLSRPIVATVGIVSFVGSWNSYILPLIMLNSESKYPWPLGIMVYRGEFGTEWQLVLAFITLTILPTVIVFFLAQKHIIAGLTAGAVKS; the protein is encoded by the coding sequence ATGACTGACACATCCACCTCCGTCCGCATGCCGCTGCAAACCAAGCTTTATCTCTATATATCGCTGAGCCTGATCGCGGCCATCGTACTCATCCCGTTGCTCACCACCGCACTTGGCGGCTTCAAGACACTGGGAGACCTGCGCGTCAACCCGTTCGGCATTCCGGCGGAATGGCAATGGGCCAATTACGGCGATATTCTCTTCGGCAAACGTTACTGGCTGCAGATTTTCAATTCGCTGGTCATCGCGCTGTTGACGGTGTTCCTGACGCTCACCGTTTCGGCCATGGCGGCCTTCACCTTCGCGCATGTGAAGTTCTTCGGCTCGTCCTTCCTGCTCAATTATTTCCTGCTGGGGCTGATGTTCCCGGCGGCCACCGCCATCCTGCCGCTGTTCATCCGCATCCGCGATCTCGGCCTGCTTGACACCTATTGGGGTGTGGTGCTGCCGCAGGTGGCCTTCGGGCTTGGCATGAGCATTCTCCTGTTCCGCAATTATTTCCGCAATCTGCCGGAGGAACTGTTTCAGGCTGCTTTCGTGGATGGCTGCGGTTATCTGCGGTTCTTCTGGCACATTTCCCTGCCGCTTTCGCGACCCATCGTCGCTACCGTCGGCATCGTTTCCTTCGTTGGCAGCTGGAACAGCTATATCCTGCCGCTGATCATGCTGAATTCGGAATCGAAATATCCCTGGCCGCTCGGCATCATGGTTTATCGTGGCGAATTCGGCACCGAGTGGCAGCTGGTGCTCGCCTTCATCACGCTGACGATCCTGCCGACCGTCATCGTCTTCTTCCTCGCACAGAAACACATTATCGCGGGCCTGACGGCCGGTGCCGTCAAATCGTGA
- a CDS encoding sugar phosphate isomerase/epimerase family protein, translating into MRTIKGPGLFLGQFAGDAAPFNSWDGITKWAAEKGYAGVQVPTWAGQLIDLKKAAESKDYCDEFAGVARQNGVEVTELSTHLQGQLVAVHPAYDEAFDGFAAPEVRGNPKARQQWAVEQVKLALKASKNLGIKAHATFSGALAWPFVYPWPQRPAGLVEAAFDELAKRWTPILDYADEQGVDVCYEIHPGEDLHDGVTFEMFLERVKNHSRANMLYDPSHYVLQCLDYLDNIDIYKDRIKMFHVKDAEFNPTGRQGVYGGYQGWVERAGRFRSLGDGQVDFGAVFSKMAANDFDGWAVVEWECALKHPEDGAREGAEFVKAHIIRVTDKAFDDFASGGTDDAANRRMLGL; encoded by the coding sequence ATGAGAACGATCAAGGGACCGGGTCTTTTTCTCGGCCAGTTTGCCGGTGATGCTGCCCCCTTCAACAGCTGGGATGGCATTACCAAATGGGCGGCGGAAAAGGGTTATGCCGGCGTGCAGGTGCCGACATGGGCCGGGCAGCTGATCGATCTCAAAAAAGCGGCGGAATCGAAGGATTATTGCGATGAGTTCGCCGGCGTGGCGCGCCAGAACGGTGTGGAAGTAACCGAACTTTCCACCCATCTGCAGGGCCAGCTGGTTGCCGTTCATCCCGCTTATGACGAGGCCTTCGATGGCTTTGCAGCGCCTGAAGTGCGCGGCAACCCCAAGGCCCGGCAACAATGGGCCGTCGAGCAGGTGAAGCTTGCGCTGAAAGCCTCGAAAAACCTCGGCATCAAGGCACATGCGACCTTCTCCGGTGCGCTTGCCTGGCCGTTCGTTTATCCGTGGCCGCAGCGCCCGGCCGGGCTGGTGGAAGCCGCCTTTGACGAGCTGGCAAAACGCTGGACGCCTATCCTTGATTATGCCGATGAGCAGGGCGTGGATGTCTGCTACGAAATCCATCCGGGCGAAGACCTGCATGATGGCGTGACCTTCGAGATGTTCCTGGAACGCGTAAAGAACCACAGTCGCGCCAACATGCTCTACGACCCGTCGCATTACGTGCTGCAATGCCTCGATTATCTCGACAATATCGACATCTACAAAGACCGTATCAAGATGTTCCACGTCAAGGATGCGGAGTTCAACCCTACGGGCCGGCAGGGCGTTTATGGCGGTTATCAGGGCTGGGTGGAGCGCGCCGGTCGCTTCCGTTCGCTGGGCGACGGGCAGGTGGATTTCGGTGCGGTCTTCTCGAAAATGGCGGCCAATGATTTCGACGGCTGGGCCGTGGTCGAATGGGAATGCGCGCTGAAGCACCCTGAAGACGGTGCCCGCGAAGGGGCGGAATTCGTCAAGGCGCATATCATCCGCGTCACGGACAAAGCCTTTGACGATTTCGCATCTGGTGGCACCGACGATGCGGCCAACCGCCGTATGCTTGGGCTTTGA
- a CDS encoding rhodanese-related sulfurtransferase, with translation MTDTTILPRPEVSGDFLVAALYHFARLPRFESLREQLFELCQKNGVKGTLLLAAEGINGTIAGPDAGIHTVLAFLRAQPEFAALEHKESRASHMPFVRLKVKLKKEIVTMGVPDIDPNRIVGTYVEPQDWNALISDPDTILIDTRNDYETAIGVFKGAVDPQTKTFREFPDWVKNNPGLHNKPKIAMYCTGGIRCEKATAFMKEQGFDEVYHLKGGILKYLEEVPEEESLWEGACFVFDERVSVVHGLAEGNHQLCHACRNPITPEVRLSPKFEEGVSCPSCFDDRTEEDRQRFRDRQQQIELAKKRGEQHLGR, from the coding sequence ATGACCGACACGACCATTCTCCCCCGCCCGGAAGTCTCTGGTGATTTCCTTGTGGCCGCACTTTACCATTTTGCCCGCCTGCCGCGGTTCGAGAGCTTGCGCGAACAGCTGTTCGAGCTCTGCCAGAAAAACGGCGTCAAGGGCACATTGCTGCTGGCCGCCGAAGGTATCAACGGCACGATTGCCGGGCCGGATGCGGGCATTCACACGGTGCTTGCCTTCCTGCGCGCACAGCCGGAATTTGCCGCGCTGGAGCACAAGGAAAGCCGCGCTTCGCACATGCCTTTCGTGCGGCTGAAGGTGAAGCTCAAGAAAGAGATCGTCACCATGGGCGTGCCGGACATCGATCCAAACCGCATCGTCGGCACCTATGTCGAGCCACAGGACTGGAATGCGCTGATTTCCGATCCGGACACCATCCTCATCGATACGCGCAACGACTACGAGACCGCCATCGGCGTCTTCAAGGGCGCGGTCGATCCGCAGACCAAGACCTTCCGCGAGTTTCCCGACTGGGTGAAGAACAATCCCGGCCTGCACAACAAGCCGAAGATCGCCATGTATTGCACCGGCGGCATTCGCTGCGAGAAGGCTACCGCCTTCATGAAGGAACAGGGTTTCGATGAGGTCTACCACCTCAAGGGCGGCATCCTGAAATATCTGGAAGAAGTGCCGGAAGAAGAAAGCCTCTGGGAAGGCGCCTGTTTCGTCTTCGACGAGCGCGTCTCGGTGGTACACGGCCTTGCCGAAGGCAACCACCAGCTCTGCCATGCCTGCCGTAACCCGATAACGCCGGAAGTACGCCTGTCACCCAAATTCGAGGAAGGCGTTTCCTGCCCGAGCTGTTTCGATGACCGCACGGAAGAGGACCGCCAGCGTTTCCGCGATCGCCAGCAGCAGATCGAGCTGGCGAAAAAGCGCGGCGAGCAGCATCTGGGACGGTAA
- a CDS encoding ROK family transcriptional regulator, which yields MKTADPELMRAINRLSVLDSIRRHGPISRVEISERTQLSTTTVSAITASLLDDGLILTRHLGDIRTEGARGRPRVMLELNPDAARVVGAKIAASRMVFVVTDFCGNVLSTLALPIRVDRQPIGVIADLVEDGVRRCVVDAGLSLEDVDMVCLGLPGVIEHRTGKIRSSPILREVNVNFAEEMTARLSSPTIIESDAHAITLAHHWFGHARDLEDMVLISLEQTLGLGVLHQNQLFRGAGGLSHNLGDLVIGLANEGTVRLASQAGENAILGSRPVDGRFAEAIRLGRGMQHAHALIAAEDHDLIAAALRAGAALGLTLANIVTLFAPPRVIITGSSLELGEPFITSIRDSYNAAVPPSLAGVAELVFDVASDELWAQGAAAVALYELYESPWNTTGPAL from the coding sequence ATGAAGACCGCAGACCCAGAATTGATGCGCGCGATCAACAGGCTAAGCGTGCTGGATAGCATCCGCCGCCACGGGCCGATCTCGCGGGTGGAAATCAGCGAAAGAACGCAGCTTTCCACCACCACCGTTTCGGCGATTACCGCCTCGCTGCTTGATGACGGGCTTATACTGACCCGTCATCTCGGTGATATCCGCACCGAAGGCGCACGCGGCAGGCCGCGGGTGATGCTGGAGCTGAACCCGGATGCCGCCCGCGTGGTGGGCGCCAAGATCGCCGCAAGCCGCATGGTTTTCGTTGTCACCGATTTCTGCGGCAATGTGCTTTCCACCCTCGCCCTGCCGATCCGTGTCGACCGCCAGCCGATTGGCGTCATCGCCGATCTGGTGGAGGATGGGGTTCGCCGCTGCGTGGTCGATGCCGGCCTGTCCCTGGAAGATGTCGACATGGTCTGTCTCGGCCTTCCCGGCGTCATCGAGCATCGCACCGGGAAAATCCGCAGCAGCCCGATTTTGCGCGAAGTGAACGTCAATTTCGCCGAGGAAATGACGGCGCGTCTTAGCTCGCCGACCATCATCGAAAGCGACGCTCACGCCATTACCCTTGCCCACCACTGGTTCGGCCATGCGCGCGATCTGGAAGACATGGTGCTGATTTCGCTTGAACAGACACTCGGGCTTGGCGTTTTGCATCAGAACCAGCTGTTTCGCGGTGCCGGCGGCCTCAGCCACAATCTCGGCGACCTCGTCATCGGTCTTGCCAATGAAGGCACGGTGCGGCTGGCGAGCCAGGCCGGCGAAAATGCCATTTTGGGCTCACGCCCGGTGGACGGGCGATTTGCCGAGGCGATCCGGCTCGGTCGCGGCATGCAGCATGCCCATGCGCTGATTGCGGCTGAAGATCACGATCTCATTGCGGCAGCCCTGCGCGCCGGCGCGGCGCTGGGCCTGACACTTGCCAATATCGTCACGCTGTTTGCTCCGCCACGGGTCATCATCACCGGCTCCAGCCTCGAACTTGGCGAGCCCTTCATCACCAGCATCCGCGACAGCTACAACGCTGCCGTGCCGCCTTCGCTGGCCGGCGTCGCGGAGCTGGTTTTCGACGTTGCGAGCGATGAGTTGTGGGCGCAGGGGGCTGCAGCCGTAGCACTCTACGAACTTTACGAATCACCATGGAACACGACGGGGCCGGCGCTCTAG
- a CDS encoding Gfo/Idh/MocA family protein, with product MAIEGKTTDKANKRIRLGMVGGGSGAFIGGVHRMAARLDNRFDLVAGALSSTPEKSLASGRELGLDPERCYGSFEEMAEKEALREDGIEAVAIVTPNHVHYPAAKAFLERGIHVICDKPLTSNLEDAKKLKDVADRADALFILTHNYTGYPMVRHARELVQAGALGTIRLVQMEYPQDWLTEAVEQTGAKQAIWRTDPAQSGVGGSTGDIGTHAYNLGCFISGLEADELAADVHTFVEGRRLDDNAHVMLRFKAKDGKQAAKGLLWCSQVAVGHENGLKIRVYGDKAGIEWTQADPNYLWFTKLGEPKQLITRGGAGAGAAAARVTRIPSGHPEGYLEAFATIYTEAAHAIEARRTGTALDKAVIYPTVDDGVKGVAFVTACIESGKNNGGWVKL from the coding sequence ATGGCTATTGAAGGAAAGACAACCGACAAGGCGAACAAGCGGATTCGTCTTGGTATGGTCGGTGGTGGCTCGGGCGCATTTATCGGCGGCGTCCATCGTATGGCAGCAAGGCTGGACAATCGTTTCGATCTTGTGGCGGGGGCCCTGTCCTCAACGCCGGAAAAATCCCTCGCATCCGGCCGCGAGCTGGGGCTCGATCCCGAGCGTTGCTATGGCTCCTTCGAGGAAATGGCCGAGAAGGAAGCGCTGCGCGAGGATGGTATCGAGGCGGTGGCGATCGTCACGCCCAATCATGTGCATTATCCGGCCGCCAAAGCCTTTCTCGAGCGCGGTATCCATGTCATCTGCGACAAGCCGCTGACCTCCAATTTGGAAGACGCCAAAAAGCTGAAGGACGTGGCCGACAGGGCTGATGCGCTGTTCATCCTCACCCATAACTATACCGGTTATCCGATGGTGCGGCATGCCCGGGAACTGGTACAGGCCGGTGCACTCGGCACAATCCGTCTGGTGCAGATGGAATATCCCCAGGACTGGCTGACGGAAGCGGTGGAACAGACCGGCGCGAAACAGGCCATCTGGCGCACCGATCCGGCCCAATCCGGCGTCGGTGGCTCCACCGGCGATATCGGCACCCATGCCTATAATCTCGGTTGCTTCATTTCCGGTCTGGAAGCCGATGAACTGGCAGCGGATGTACATACCTTCGTCGAAGGCCGTCGGCTGGACGACAATGCGCATGTAATGCTTAGGTTCAAGGCCAAGGACGGCAAGCAGGCCGCCAAGGGTTTGCTCTGGTGCAGCCAGGTTGCGGTTGGCCATGAAAATGGTCTGAAAATCCGTGTTTATGGTGACAAGGCGGGCATCGAGTGGACGCAGGCCGATCCGAACTATCTGTGGTTTACGAAGCTGGGCGAGCCGAAACAGCTGATTACCCGCGGTGGTGCTGGCGCCGGGGCCGCCGCCGCCCGCGTCACCCGCATTCCGTCAGGCCATCCGGAAGGATATCTGGAAGCCTTCGCCACCATCTATACCGAAGCTGCGCATGCCATCGAGGCCCGCCGCACCGGCACAGCGCTGGACAAGGCGGTGATCTATCCGACCGTTGATGATGGGGTAAAGGGTGTTGCCTTCGTTACTGCCTGCATCGAATCCGGTAAAAACAATGGCGGCTGGGTGAAGCTGTAA
- a CDS encoding ThuA domain-containing protein — protein MREALIVWGGWSGHEPQECATIVKDMLEEDGFKVYVEHSTEAFADPSVHDLSLVVPIVTMSKIEKEEIKNLTAAVENGVGIAGFHGGAGDSFRECVEYQFMIGGQWVAHPGNIIDYHVNITRPDDPLMEGISDFPYTSEQYYMHVDPSNEVLATTKFTGDHAWWIDGVVMPVVWKRKYGKGRVFYSALGHQAKEFSVPQMKTMFRRGANWAAR, from the coding sequence ATGCGTGAAGCACTCATCGTCTGGGGCGGCTGGAGCGGCCACGAGCCGCAGGAATGCGCCACCATCGTCAAGGACATGCTGGAGGAGGACGGTTTCAAGGTCTATGTGGAGCATTCAACCGAGGCCTTCGCCGATCCTTCGGTACATGATCTGAGCCTCGTCGTGCCCATCGTCACCATGTCGAAGATCGAGAAGGAAGAGATCAAGAACCTCACGGCCGCCGTCGAAAACGGCGTCGGCATTGCCGGTTTCCATGGGGGCGCGGGCGACAGTTTCCGCGAATGCGTCGAATACCAGTTCATGATCGGCGGCCAGTGGGTCGCCCATCCCGGCAACATCATCGACTATCACGTCAACATCACCCGCCCCGATGACCCGCTGATGGAGGGGATTTCCGATTTCCCCTACACGTCGGAGCAATATTACATGCATGTCGACCCCTCCAACGAGGTGCTGGCGACGACGAAATTCACCGGCGACCATGCCTGGTGGATCGACGGCGTGGTGATGCCGGTGGTGTGGAAACGCAAATACGGCAAGGGCCGGGTTTTCTATTCGGCGCTCGGGCATCAGGCCAAGGAGTTCTCCGTGCCGCAGATGAAAACCATGTTCCGCCGCGGCGCCAACTGGGCGGCTCGGTGA
- a CDS encoding carbohydrate ABC transporter permease, with protein MTDISMTSASIPARGAAKAKRKQSSVAHDRALTLLVFLPPALLLFTLFVILPMGEAAWYSLYRWNGYGTPTDFVGLRNFQVLFGNAAFSQALLNNGLIILISILIQIPLAIWLATMLAHRIPGVVAFRLVFFLPYVLADVAAGLIWRFVYDGDYGLFAAISNFFGFANPYVLADKDVAIYAVLGVIVWKYFGFHMMLFIAGLQSVDKNVLEAAEIDGASGWQKFRYVTLPMLGSTVRLSVFFAVIGSLQLFDMIMPLTGGGPSNSTQTMVTFLYTYGVMRMQVGLGSAVGVVLFVICVTLAFGYKRIFMRHD; from the coding sequence ATGACGGATATTTCCATGACTTCTGCGTCCATACCGGCGCGCGGCGCGGCAAAGGCGAAGCGCAAGCAAAGTTCGGTTGCGCATGATCGGGCGCTGACCCTTCTGGTGTTTCTGCCGCCGGCATTGTTGCTCTTTACCCTGTTCGTCATCCTGCCCATGGGCGAGGCGGCGTGGTACAGCCTTTATCGCTGGAACGGCTATGGCACGCCGACGGATTTCGTCGGCTTAAGGAATTTTCAGGTCCTGTTCGGCAATGCCGCCTTCTCGCAGGCCCTGCTGAATAACGGCCTCATCATCCTGATTTCCATTCTGATCCAGATTCCATTGGCCATCTGGCTCGCCACGATGCTGGCGCACCGCATTCCGGGCGTCGTCGCCTTCCGGCTGGTGTTCTTTCTGCCCTATGTGCTGGCGGATGTGGCCGCGGGTCTGATCTGGCGTTTTGTTTATGACGGCGATTATGGCCTCTTCGCCGCCATTTCCAATTTCTTCGGCTTCGCCAACCCTTACGTGCTGGCCGACAAGGATGTGGCGATCTATGCCGTGCTTGGCGTCATCGTCTGGAAATATTTCGGTTTCCACATGATGCTGTTCATCGCCGGCCTTCAGTCCGTCGACAAGAACGTGCTGGAAGCCGCCGAAATCGATGGCGCTTCCGGCTGGCAGAAGTTCCGTTATGTAACCTTGCCGATGCTCGGCTCCACCGTTCGCCTGTCCGTCTTCTTTGCGGTTATCGGCTCACTGCAGCTGTTCGACATGATCATGCCGCTCACCGGCGGCGGTCCGTCCAACTCCACGCAGACCATGGTCACGTTCCTCTACACCTATGGCGTCATGCGCATGCAGGTGGGGCTTGGCAGTGCGGTCGGCGTCGTTCTTTTCGTCATCTGCGTGACGCTCGCCTTCGGTTACAAAAGGATTTTCATGCGCCATGACTGA